GCGCGTGTGCGACATGGAGGCCATCGCCGCGGTCTGCGCCGAGCACGGCGCCCTGGTGATCGAGGACGCCTGCCATGCCATCGGCGGCCGGTGGCGCGGTTCCGACGGCGCCTGGCACGCGGTGGGCGACGGCTCCCACGCCGCCATGACCTGCTTCAGCTTCCACCCCGTGAAGTCGGTGACGACCGGCGAGGGCGGGGCCGTGACGACCAACGATCCGGTCCTGGCCGAGAAGCTGCGCCTGCTGCGGAACCACGGCCTGACGCGGGATCCGGAGGTCATCGGCGAGGACGCCGACCCGTGGGCCTACGAGATGCACGCGCTGTCGTTCAACGGACGGCTCACCGACATCCAGGCCGCCCTGGGCGTGGTGCAGCTCGAGAAGCTGCACCGGCTGAAGGCGCGGCGCACGGCGCTGATCCGGCGCTACGACGCGGCCTTCGCCGACCTGCCCGGCATCACCTGCCAGGCGCGGGCCGACGACGACGACGCGTGCTGGCACCTGGCCATCGTGCGCACGGCGCGGCGGCGGGCGCTCTACGACGCCCTGCTCGCCGCGGGGATCCACTCCCAGGTGCACTACGTGCCGGTCCACACGCAGCCCTACTACCGCACGCAGTTCGGCACCGGACCGGGCGACTGCCCCGTGGCCGAGGCCTACGCCGCCGAGGCCCTCTCGCTGCCGCTCTACCCCGATCTCACCGACGCCGA
The sequence above is a segment of the bacterium genome. Coding sequences within it:
- the pseC gene encoding UDP-4-amino-4,6-dideoxy-N-acetyl-beta-L-altrosamine transaminase, encoding MKEYLPYGRQSVGPEEERRVRDVLQSDWLTQGPKVVEFEAALNRTCGSAHAVAVSHGTTALYLACRAAGLGPGDRFVTSPITFLATANAAVMCGARPVFVDIDPDTFDLDPAALDRALRRYRSVKVVLPVHLGGRVCDMEAIAAVCAEHGALVIEDACHAIGGRWRGSDGAWHAVGDGSHAAMTCFSFHPVKSVTTGEGGAVTTNDPVLAEKLRLLRNHGLTRDPEVIGEDADPWAYEMHALSFNGRLTDIQAALGVVQLEKLHRLKARRTALIRRYDAAFADLPGITCQARADDDDACWHLAIVRTARRRALYDALLAAGIHSQVHYVPVHTQPYYRTQFGTGPGDCPVAEAYAAEALSLPLYPDLTDAEQDRVIEVVRAFQRTGDDV